The Pseudomonas multiresinivorans DNA window AAGCGAGGGGCTGGGGCATTCGATTTCCAGACCAGCCGAAGCACTGCTGCACAGGTTGCATCCGGCACAAACTCGGTGATCGTTGGAGGTCAGCAGAACACAGCTTCTGGGATACGTAGTTTTGTCGGTGGAGGAATCGGAAACTCTGCATCAGGCGGAAATGACGTTGTTGTCGGGGGGAATGGCAACTCGTCCAGCGGCGGCCAGAACTTCATTGGGGCAGGTGGTTCGTGTTCGGCAGCCGGTTCGTACAATTCGATCGTAGGAGGAAGTTCGAACACCATCCAATCCGCGAACTACTGCTTTACCGGGGGCGGCCAATCAAACGTACATACAGGGACTGGGGATTATCGATGCCATCTTGGTGGTCAGTCGAACTCATCGCCAACAGGGGTAACTGGTTCAGCCACCACGGGCGGCCGGGAGAACGTGGCGAATGGTGATTACTCAATCACCTTGGGTGGCTATCAGACGCAAGGCCGCCAGATATATGGCGGCGTCCATCATGCCAATGGCCGCTTTGCAGCGAACGGCGATGCCCAGTGGAGCAACTATCTATTCCGCGCCCGCACGACGGCCGCAACGGCGGCAGACATGACCTCTGACGGCGCTGCGGTGTCGGCGAACAACGTCATGGTGCTGAACGGCGGACAGCAGGCGTGGTTCGGGAAAATCCAGTTGATTGCCCGAAACACTTCGAACGGCGAGCTCGCAGCTTGGGAGGCGAACGTACTGCTTCGCCGCACGAACACGGCAGCCACCATCGCCATTGTTGGGACGCCGAGCTTTAGCCTGATCGCTTCCGATGCGTCCCTGTCGACGCTTCCAACCCCGAACATCTACACCAACACCACTGTCGGCGGCGCTGTGATCAGCGTTACTGGACTCGCTTCGACCACCATCGACTGGGTCGCACGTGTAAATACCGTGGAGGCAGGATGATGCCCATCACCGAAGCGCAGCTCCTGCGCATCTACCCCAACGCCAGCCAGAGAGCTGGCGTTTTTGTTCCTGCGCTCAACCGGGCGATGGCGCGCTACCAGATCAACACGCCGGCGCGCCAGGCAGCTTTCCTTGCCCAGATCGGGCATGAGTCGATGCAGTTCAAGCGCACCAGGGAGATATGGGGGCCGACGCCGGCGCAGTCTCGGTATGAGGGGCGCAAGGACCTGGGCAACACCCAGCCAGGTGACGGGAAGCGCTACATGGGCCGTGGGCTGATCCAGATCACCGGTCGGGAGAACTACCGCCGGACTGGCGCCGCGCTGGGTGTGCCGCTGCTGGACAAGCCTGAACTGCTGGAGCAGCCGGAATGGTCTGCAGCTTCTGCCGCCTGGTGGTGGAAAAACCGGGGGCTGAATGAGCTGGCCGATGCCGGCGAGTTCGAGCAGATCACCCGCAGCATCAATGGCGGACTTAACGGTCAGCGTGAGCGCCTGGAACTGTGGGCGCGCGCCAAGGAAGTGCTGGCATGACCTGGCTGGTCAGCAACTGGAAACCGCTGCTGTGCGCTCTGATGCTGTTCCTGGCTGCCGCAGGCGGCTGGCACGAGGGCAGGGCGCGCTTGGATGCCACATGGCAGTCCAGATGGGATGAGCACGAGAAGCAGGACCAGCAGGCCGCCGCCGACTTCGAAGCGCGCGAACGCGCCAACGAACAGCGTTATCAGCAGAACATCAACAAGGTGCTGGAAAATGGCCAGAGGAACATCGATCAGGTTCGCGCCAATGCTTCTGTCGCTGCTGATCAGCGCGTGCGGGACGCCGGTATCCAATACGCCAACAGGATTGCTGCAGCTGAAGCCGGCCGCGATTCCTGCACTGCCGCCGCAAGCAAGGCAGCAGCCAAGCACGCCCGAGTGCTCGCCGAGCTGCTTGGAGAGGTTGACCGCCTGGCGGGTGTCTACGCAGAAGCTGCTGACGAATCCAGAGTGAGGGGTTTGGCCTGTGAAGCGGCTTACGATGGAGTTATATCGGCTCGATCAGCCGAGCGCCCTGGTTCCTGACACTCCCGACGTCCGTCGATATGCGGTAGGCCTCGAAGTCCTGCCGCGCCAAGGCGATTGTGTCGTAGGCTAGCTCCAGCGATGTCTCCGGCGATAGCCAAGTCTTAAACTGCTCCGGCGCCAAGATCACCGGCATCCGGTGGTGGATGGCAGAGACCAGGCCCTCGGCCTCCTTGGTCAGCAGAGCGCACGAGGTGATCGGTTCACCCTCCGGCGGTGACCAAGTCGACCAGATCCCGGCGATTGCCAGCACGTCGCCGTCGATGGCGTGATGATAGTAGGGCTGGTTCACGGCGCGGCCGGAGCTGTTCTTGACCGGCTCCTTCTCGTTCCACTCGTACCAGCCTGCCGCCGGCATCAGGCACCGCTTGTGCCGGATCGCGTCTCGCCACATCGGCTTCGTCGCCGCTTCCTCGCTCCGCGCGTTGAAGGTCAGCGCCGGCAGCTTGTCCTTCTTCCACCAGAACGGGATCAGCCCCCAGCGGGCGGCCACCACTTCCTGCTCTCCCGCCTCGTTCAGGAGCACCATGGGCACCTGACTGGTCGGCGCGACGTTGTACGCGCGGTCGATCCAGCGCCCGGAGTTCCTCCGCCCGATATGCCAGTACCGCTCCATGGCGGCTTCCTCTGGCGTCACGTACCGTCCGCACATCCTTCATACCTCCGCTCATCAAGCTCCCATTGTAGGAGATCGTCTCAACTCGTTACTGTATATACATACAGTTATGAGGCGATCATGAGCAAGCTCCCCAGATTCGAACCCATCCTGAAGGACGAGATGCGCGCCATGTGGGTCAAGCATCGTGATCCAGAGATTCGCCGGCTGCTGCTGGAGGTCGAGCACTCCAGGAGAGTCATGGCAGAAGTACACGAATGGTTCGAGGCGATCCACAAGCAGTACAGGGAGAAGGTCGGCGGAAGCTCGGTGGCAATCCATCAGCTCAAGACGCTACTGGCCGATGAGTGGAACATGGGGCGTTACGAGAAGAAGGGAAGGTAGTGCCCAGAACGGGCTAGGCGGGGTGTGTAGCGAGTTTGTGACACACGTTCAGGCGAAATGTGACATCATGCGCGCCAATCGGGACGCTGTAGCCATGTGCGGGCGGCGTAACGTCATGATTAATAAGAGTTTATGGTCGTCTATCTGGATTTAGGTTCCAGTGGCGCAAGCTGTGAGAGTTCGAGTCTCTCCGTCCGCACCATCTTCTTTCCATAAGCTCTCGCATCCGTGAATTTCCGCAGCTTCCGCTCAGGGTGACTTCTGCATTTCTAGCTACTAGAATGCTTGCCCTTGATTCTGGGAGCCGGAAGGACCGGCTTACGTCTGTGCCACGAGGAATATCCATGCAAGTTTCCGTTGAAAGCACCTCCGCTCTTGAGCGCCGCATGACCGTTGGCGTGCCGGCCGAGCGTATCGAGACCGAAGTCAACA harbors:
- a CDS encoding DUF2514 family protein, which encodes MTWLVSNWKPLLCALMLFLAAAGGWHEGRARLDATWQSRWDEHEKQDQQAAADFEARERANEQRYQQNINKVLENGQRNIDQVRANASVAADQRVRDAGIQYANRIAAAEAGRDSCTAAASKAAAKHARVLAELLGEVDRLAGVYAEAADESRVRGLACEAAYDGVISARSAERPGS
- a CDS encoding DUF2793 domain-containing protein, with amino-acid sequence MSSNTPKLKIQELENSASQSQVVNSSGYAILDVLVDKTVKSRGTNTPPSTPVDGDAYILGSSPTGLWSGKGTQIAFWRSSANAWQFIVPLTGWTLRVQDDLDANGIPKQYGYTGSAWAAPADGGSFTGGTLASALNEAPPVTLASAATVNIGAAAANTVNVTGTTTITAFDTIAAGATRRVIFAGILTLTHNATSLILPTGANITTAAGDVAEFVSLGSGNWKCISYQRANGTALATGGSSLSNFTEALNTTAPNATVPVVSLTATNAATNVDVVYAPKGTGAVLAQVPDATAAGGNKRGAGAFDFQTSRSTAAQVASGTNSVIVGGQQNTASGIRSFVGGGIGNSASGGNDVVVGGNGNSSSGGQNFIGAGGSCSAAGSYNSIVGGSSNTIQSANYCFTGGGQSNVHTGTGDYRCHLGGQSNSSPTGVTGSATTGGRENVANGDYSITLGGYQTQGRQIYGGVHHANGRFAANGDAQWSNYLFRARTTAATAADMTSDGAAVSANNVMVLNGGQQAWFGKIQLIARNTSNGELAAWEANVLLRRTNTAATIAIVGTPSFSLIASDASLSTLPTPNIYTNTTVGGAVISVTGLASTTIDWVARVNTVEAG
- a CDS encoding glycoside hydrolase family 19 protein — its product is MPITEAQLLRIYPNASQRAGVFVPALNRAMARYQINTPARQAAFLAQIGHESMQFKRTREIWGPTPAQSRYEGRKDLGNTQPGDGKRYMGRGLIQITGRENYRRTGAALGVPLLDKPELLEQPEWSAASAAWWWKNRGLNELADAGEFEQITRSINGGLNGQRERLELWARAKEVLA
- a CDS encoding SOS response-associated peptidase, with protein sequence MERYWHIGRRNSGRWIDRAYNVAPTSQVPMVLLNEAGEQEVVAARWGLIPFWWKKDKLPALTFNARSEEAATKPMWRDAIRHKRCLMPAAGWYEWNEKEPVKNSSGRAVNQPYYHHAIDGDVLAIAGIWSTWSPPEGEPITSCALLTKEAEGLVSAIHHRMPVILAPEQFKTWLSPETSLELAYDTIALARQDFEAYRISTDVGSVRNQGARLIEPI